The Panthera tigris isolate Pti1 chromosome F3, P.tigris_Pti1_mat1.1, whole genome shotgun sequence genome includes a window with the following:
- the LOC102970218 gene encoding histone H3.3A: protein MARTKQTARKSTGGKAPRKQLATKAARKSAPSTGGVKKPHRYRPGTVALREIRRYQKSTELLIRKLPFQRLVREIAQDFKTDLRFQSAAIGALQEASEAYLVGLFEDTNLCAIHAKRVTIMPKDIQLARRIRGERA, encoded by the exons ATGGCTCGTACAAAGCAGACTGCCCGCAAATCGACCGGGGGTAAAGCACCGAGGAAGCAACTGGCTACAAAAGCCGCTCGCAAGAGTGCGCCCTCTACTGGAGGGGTGAAGAAACCTCATCGttacag gCCTGGTACCGTGGCACTCCGCGAAATTAGACGTTACCAGAAGTCCACTGAACTTCTGATCCGCAAACTTCCTTTCCAGCGTCTGGTGCGAGAAATTGCTCAGGACTTCAAAACAGACCTGCGCTTCCAGAGCGCGGCTATCGGTGCTTTGCAG GAGGCAAGCGAGGCCTACCTGGTGGGCCTCTTCGAAGACACCAACCTGTGTGCTATCCATGCCAAACGTGTAACAATTATGCCAAAAGACATCCAGCTAGCGCGCCGCATACGTGGAGAGCGTGCTTAA